From Astyanax mexicanus isolate ESR-SI-001 chromosome 11, AstMex3_surface, whole genome shotgun sequence, the proteins below share one genomic window:
- the gulp1a gene encoding PTB domain-containing engulfment adapter protein 1 isoform X2, with protein MSRAFNRKKDKSWMHTPEALAKHFIAYNAKFLGNTEVEQPKGTEVVRDAVRKLKFQRHIKKSEGQKIPKVELQISIYGVKILEPKTKEVQHNCQLHRISFCADDKTDKRIFTFICKDSESNKHLCYVFDSEKCAEEITLTIGQAFDLAYKKFLESGGKDVETRKQIGSLQKRIQELETENSELKKQLQSLENQLLTNQVPPLLHINSTNEDFMLQRPSSLFWCHNLTSFSCLEISSVTLTPMSSPDSNISAGVLTPPPNKPALPKPLPGVGIPRPQGGGNSKVPTDIFDMVPFSPLAPLLPLPPSDASPPPPPTRPADIRKDLFGSEPFDPFTCGAADFPPDIQSRLDEMQRQRWRGSKWD; from the exons ATGAGCCGAGCCTTCAACAGGAAAAAAG aTAAATCATGGATGCACACGCCGGAGGCTCTGGCCAAGCACTTTATAGCGTACAATGCTAAG TTCCTGGGGAACACTGAGGTCGAACAGCCTAAAGGAACAGAAGTGGTGAGAGACGCCGTCCGAAAACTGAAG tttCAGAGACACATCAAGAAATCCGAGGGACAGAAGATTCCGAAAGTGGAATTACAGATTTCTATTTATGGAGTGAAAATTCTAGAGCCAAAAACAAAG gAAGTTCAGCACAACTGTCAACTTCACCGGATTTCCTTCTGCGCCGACGATAAAACAGATAAGAGGATTTTTACCTTCATCTGTAAAGATTCAGAATCCAACAAACACCTGTGTTACGTTTTCGACAGCGAGAAATGT GCGGAGGAGATCACTCTGACTATCGGACAGGCGTTTGATTTGGCCTATAAGAAGTTCCTGGAGTCCGGAGGGAAAGATGTCGAGACACGGAAACAGATAGGAAGTCTGCAGAAACGA ATTCAGGAACTCGAGACGGAAAATTCAGAGCTGAAGAAGCAGCTGCAGAGTCTGGAGAACCAACTGCTGACCAATCAGGTTCCACCA CTGCTTCACATTAACTCCACTAACGAGGACTTTATGCTGCAGAGACCTTCCTCTCTTTTCTGGTGTCACAATCTGACTTCCTTTTCCTGTCTGGAAATTTCCTCTGTTACTCTAACGCCCATGAGCTCTCCAGACTCCAATATATCAGCTGGGGTTCTGACTCCGCCCCCCAACAAACCTGCTCTACCGAAGCCCCTCCCCGGAGTCGGGATCCCCCGACCTCAA GGCGGCGGAAACTCCAAGGTGCCCACAGATATATTCGACATGGTGCCGTTCTCTCCACTCGCCCCCCTGCTGCCCCTCCCCCCCAGCGACGCTTCACCACCCCCACCTCCAACCAGACCTGCAGATATCA GGAAGGATCTGTTCGGATCAGAACCGTTCGACCCGTTTACCTGCGGCGCCGCCGACTTCCCCCCCGACATCCAATCACGACTGGACGAGATGCAG CGTCAGAGATG GAGGGGTTCAAAATGGGactga
- the gulp1a gene encoding PTB domain-containing engulfment adapter protein 1 isoform X1: MSRAFNRKKDKSWMHTPEALAKHFIAYNAKFLGNTEVEQPKGTEVVRDAVRKLKFQRHIKKSEGQKIPKVELQISIYGVKILEPKTKEVQHNCQLHRISFCADDKTDKRIFTFICKDSESNKHLCYVFDSEKCAEEITLTIGQAFDLAYKKFLESGGKDVETRKQIGSLQKRIQELETENSELKKQLQSLENQLLTNQVPPLLHINSTNEDFMLQRPSSLFWCHNLTSFSCLEISSVTLTPMSSPDSNISAGVLTPPPNKPALPKPLPGVGIPRPQGGGNSKVPTDIFDMVPFSPLAPLLPLPPSDASPPPPPTRPADIRKDLFGSEPFDPFTCGAADFPPDIQSRLDEMQEGFKMGLTVEGAVFSLDPLDGRC; this comes from the exons ATGAGCCGAGCCTTCAACAGGAAAAAAG aTAAATCATGGATGCACACGCCGGAGGCTCTGGCCAAGCACTTTATAGCGTACAATGCTAAG TTCCTGGGGAACACTGAGGTCGAACAGCCTAAAGGAACAGAAGTGGTGAGAGACGCCGTCCGAAAACTGAAG tttCAGAGACACATCAAGAAATCCGAGGGACAGAAGATTCCGAAAGTGGAATTACAGATTTCTATTTATGGAGTGAAAATTCTAGAGCCAAAAACAAAG gAAGTTCAGCACAACTGTCAACTTCACCGGATTTCCTTCTGCGCCGACGATAAAACAGATAAGAGGATTTTTACCTTCATCTGTAAAGATTCAGAATCCAACAAACACCTGTGTTACGTTTTCGACAGCGAGAAATGT GCGGAGGAGATCACTCTGACTATCGGACAGGCGTTTGATTTGGCCTATAAGAAGTTCCTGGAGTCCGGAGGGAAAGATGTCGAGACACGGAAACAGATAGGAAGTCTGCAGAAACGA ATTCAGGAACTCGAGACGGAAAATTCAGAGCTGAAGAAGCAGCTGCAGAGTCTGGAGAACCAACTGCTGACCAATCAGGTTCCACCA CTGCTTCACATTAACTCCACTAACGAGGACTTTATGCTGCAGAGACCTTCCTCTCTTTTCTGGTGTCACAATCTGACTTCCTTTTCCTGTCTGGAAATTTCCTCTGTTACTCTAACGCCCATGAGCTCTCCAGACTCCAATATATCAGCTGGGGTTCTGACTCCGCCCCCCAACAAACCTGCTCTACCGAAGCCCCTCCCCGGAGTCGGGATCCCCCGACCTCAA GGCGGCGGAAACTCCAAGGTGCCCACAGATATATTCGACATGGTGCCGTTCTCTCCACTCGCCCCCCTGCTGCCCCTCCCCCCCAGCGACGCTTCACCACCCCCACCTCCAACCAGACCTGCAGATATCA GGAAGGATCTGTTCGGATCAGAACCGTTCGACCCGTTTACCTGCGGCGCCGCCGACTTCCCCCCCGACATCCAATCACGACTGGACGAGATGCAG GAGGGGTTCAAAATGGGactgacagtagagggcgctgtgtTCTCTCTGGATCCTCTGGACGGACGCTGCTGA
- the gulp1a gene encoding PTB domain-containing engulfment adapter protein 1 isoform X4: MSRAFNRKKDKSWMHTPEALAKHFIAYNAKFLGNTEVEQPKGTEVVRDAVRKLKFQRHIKKSEGQKIPKVELQISIYGVKILEPKTKEVQHNCQLHRISFCADDKTDKRIFTFICKDSESNKHLCYVFDSEKCAEEITLTIGQAFDLAYKKFLESGGKDVETRKQIGSLQKRIQELETENSELKKQLQSLENQLLTNQVPPGGGNSKVPTDIFDMVPFSPLAPLLPLPPSDASPPPPPTRPADIRKDLFGSEPFDPFTCGAADFPPDIQSRLDEMQRQRWRGSKWD; the protein is encoded by the exons ATGAGCCGAGCCTTCAACAGGAAAAAAG aTAAATCATGGATGCACACGCCGGAGGCTCTGGCCAAGCACTTTATAGCGTACAATGCTAAG TTCCTGGGGAACACTGAGGTCGAACAGCCTAAAGGAACAGAAGTGGTGAGAGACGCCGTCCGAAAACTGAAG tttCAGAGACACATCAAGAAATCCGAGGGACAGAAGATTCCGAAAGTGGAATTACAGATTTCTATTTATGGAGTGAAAATTCTAGAGCCAAAAACAAAG gAAGTTCAGCACAACTGTCAACTTCACCGGATTTCCTTCTGCGCCGACGATAAAACAGATAAGAGGATTTTTACCTTCATCTGTAAAGATTCAGAATCCAACAAACACCTGTGTTACGTTTTCGACAGCGAGAAATGT GCGGAGGAGATCACTCTGACTATCGGACAGGCGTTTGATTTGGCCTATAAGAAGTTCCTGGAGTCCGGAGGGAAAGATGTCGAGACACGGAAACAGATAGGAAGTCTGCAGAAACGA ATTCAGGAACTCGAGACGGAAAATTCAGAGCTGAAGAAGCAGCTGCAGAGTCTGGAGAACCAACTGCTGACCAATCAGGTTCCACCA GGCGGCGGAAACTCCAAGGTGCCCACAGATATATTCGACATGGTGCCGTTCTCTCCACTCGCCCCCCTGCTGCCCCTCCCCCCCAGCGACGCTTCACCACCCCCACCTCCAACCAGACCTGCAGATATCA GGAAGGATCTGTTCGGATCAGAACCGTTCGACCCGTTTACCTGCGGCGCCGCCGACTTCCCCCCCGACATCCAATCACGACTGGACGAGATGCAG CGTCAGAGATG GAGGGGTTCAAAATGGGactga
- the gulp1a gene encoding PTB domain-containing engulfment adapter protein 1 isoform X3, whose translation MSRAFNRKKDKSWMHTPEALAKHFIAYNAKFLGNTEVEQPKGTEVVRDAVRKLKFQRHIKKSEGQKIPKVELQISIYGVKILEPKTKEVQHNCQLHRISFCADDKTDKRIFTFICKDSESNKHLCYVFDSEKCAEEITLTIGQAFDLAYKKFLESGGKDVETRKQIGSLQKRIQELETENSELKKQLQSLENQLLTNQVPPGGGNSKVPTDIFDMVPFSPLAPLLPLPPSDASPPPPPTRPADIRKDLFGSEPFDPFTCGAADFPPDIQSRLDEMQEGFKMGLTVEGAVFSLDPLDGRC comes from the exons ATGAGCCGAGCCTTCAACAGGAAAAAAG aTAAATCATGGATGCACACGCCGGAGGCTCTGGCCAAGCACTTTATAGCGTACAATGCTAAG TTCCTGGGGAACACTGAGGTCGAACAGCCTAAAGGAACAGAAGTGGTGAGAGACGCCGTCCGAAAACTGAAG tttCAGAGACACATCAAGAAATCCGAGGGACAGAAGATTCCGAAAGTGGAATTACAGATTTCTATTTATGGAGTGAAAATTCTAGAGCCAAAAACAAAG gAAGTTCAGCACAACTGTCAACTTCACCGGATTTCCTTCTGCGCCGACGATAAAACAGATAAGAGGATTTTTACCTTCATCTGTAAAGATTCAGAATCCAACAAACACCTGTGTTACGTTTTCGACAGCGAGAAATGT GCGGAGGAGATCACTCTGACTATCGGACAGGCGTTTGATTTGGCCTATAAGAAGTTCCTGGAGTCCGGAGGGAAAGATGTCGAGACACGGAAACAGATAGGAAGTCTGCAGAAACGA ATTCAGGAACTCGAGACGGAAAATTCAGAGCTGAAGAAGCAGCTGCAGAGTCTGGAGAACCAACTGCTGACCAATCAGGTTCCACCA GGCGGCGGAAACTCCAAGGTGCCCACAGATATATTCGACATGGTGCCGTTCTCTCCACTCGCCCCCCTGCTGCCCCTCCCCCCCAGCGACGCTTCACCACCCCCACCTCCAACCAGACCTGCAGATATCA GGAAGGATCTGTTCGGATCAGAACCGTTCGACCCGTTTACCTGCGGCGCCGCCGACTTCCCCCCCGACATCCAATCACGACTGGACGAGATGCAG GAGGGGTTCAAAATGGGactgacagtagagggcgctgtgtTCTCTCTGGATCCTCTGGACGGACGCTGCTGA